In the genome of Nymphaea colorata isolate Beijing-Zhang1983 chromosome 9, ASM883128v2, whole genome shotgun sequence, one region contains:
- the LOC116260968 gene encoding uncharacterized protein LOC116260968: MGLNQHSTATRRPLSPPSSSPRPPSSSSSYSSTTASLPFCRIILLSPVLLITFFLLFSSGRNTTIFSPAGLPCSFTPAFKTPHNWTGDLRFAQFAWNKLCFGQTRERLRLAVFSKKWPVGSAPGGMERHAHTLYSALARAGHTVHVYTVAAIGKSGSRRVDHIVDGELHLHLASNDAGMLDVSTAWKLFVAENRSQPFHFVHTESVALPHWRARLVPNLAATWHGIAYEGLHSELFQDLLRGPREPRSDRDDGRLRDALPKLLDEVRFFSGYRHHIAISDSAGQVLVNVYQLPKENVHIILNGVDHDSFHHDPEAGARFRLEFGVPHDAGLVMGVAGRLVKDKGHPLLYEAFSAIKERHPHVYLLIAGAGPWEKRYRELEPNVKVLGAMDPSRLAEFYNALDVFVNPTLRPQGLDLTLMEAMHCGKPLLATNFPSIAGTVVLNDGFGYTFAPNVKSLTEAMESAIRDGPEELARKGEGCKQYAMAMFTSRKMASAYERFFLCMKDVKYCQYPLDIDHC; encoded by the coding sequence ATGGGCTTGAATCAACATTCAACTGCAACAAGAAGGCCgctttctcctccttcctcctctccccGTCCCCcttcctcgtcttcttcttattcCTCAACCACCGCCTCGCTACCCTTCTGCAGAATCATACTCCTTTCTCCAGTTCTCCTAATcaccttcttccttctcttcagCAGCGGCAGAAACACGACCATCTTCTCACCTGCAGGGCTCCCCTGCTCTTTCACTCCCGCCTTCAAGACTCCCCACAACTGGACAGGGGATTTGCGGTTCGCGCAGTTCGCTTGGAACAAGCTCTGCTTCGGCCAAACCAGGGAGAGGCTCCGCCTCGCCGTCTTCTCCAAGAAATGGCCGGTTGGCTCTGCTCCCGGCGGCATGGAGCGCCACGCGCACACCCTCTACTCTGCGCTGGCGCGCGCAGGGCACACTGTTCACGTTTACACCGTGGCGGCCATTGGGAAGTCCGGAAGCCGGCGCGTGGACCACATCGTTGACGGGGAGCTTCACCTGCACCTAGCGTCCAACGACGCAGGGATGCTGGACGTGTCGACGGCGTGGAAGCTGTTCGTCGCCGAGAACCGCAGCCAGCCCTTCCACTTCGTCCACACCGAGAGCGTTGCCCTGCCGCACTGGCGAGCTCGCCTGGTGCCCAACCTGGCGGCGACGTGGCACGGCATCGCTTACGAGGGCCTCCACTCGGAGCTTTTCCAGGACCTCCTCCGCGGCCCCCGTGAGCCCCGCTCCGACCGGGACGATGGCCGGCTCCGGGACGCCCTTCCCAAGCTCCTAGATGAGGTCCGCTTCTTCTCCGGCTACCGGCACCACATCGCCATAAGCGACAGCGCCGGCCAAGTGCTCGTGAACGTCTACCAGCTGCCCAAGGAAAACGTCCACATCATACTCAACGGCGTTGACCACGACAGCTTCCACCACGACCCAGAGGCGGGGGCGAGATTTCGGCTAGAATTCGGGGTGCCTCACGACGCCGGCCTCGTGATGGGAGTCGCCGGCCGGCTGGTCAAGGACAAGGGCCATCCCCTACTCTACGAGGCCTTCTCCGCCATCAAGGAGCGCCACCCGCACGTATACCTGCTGATAGCAGGGGCAGGGCCGTGGGAGAAACGCTACAGGGAGCTGGAGCCCAACGTGAAGGTGCTCGGCGCCATGGACCCCTCCCGGCTCGCCGAGTTCTACAACGCGCTCGACGTATTCGTGAACCCGACGCTCAGGCCGCAGGGCCTGGACCTCACCCTGATGGAAGCCATGCACTGCGGGAAGCCGCTGCTGGCCACCAATTTCCCAAGCATAGCCGGGACTGTGGTGCTGAATGACGGCTTCGGCTACACCTTCGCTCCCAACGTGAAGTCCTTAACGGAGGCGATGGAGTCGGCCATCAGAGACGGACCGGAGGAGCTGGCCAGGAAAGGGGAGGGATGCAAGCAGTACGCCATGGCTATGTTCACTTCTCGAAAAATGGCTTCTGCCTATGAAAGGTTCTTCCTCTGCATGAAAGATGTAAAATATTGCCAGTATCCCCTAGACATCGATCAttgttaa